The following coding sequences are from one Leptospira mayottensis 200901116 window:
- a CDS encoding NADH-quinone oxidoreductase subunit M, translating into MDFPPYILSIFLFLPLIGVPFLFLSNRVNWLRFISGSFTLVPFLIIVGLYFKYDPSNSSLQFVDRIWGIVVSGNLKVDYHIGLDGFSLLLCGMSSLLFFLSTLATWTSITTRIREFYIYLMIVEMSVHGVFLSGNLVLFYIFWEAMVSPMVLMVGIWGEDQRVKAAIKYLIFSFTGSVLMLAGILILYFKTGTIVIEELSTGLLPEIPKNIRLFIFFAFVLAFAIKVPLFPLHTWMPDVHSQAPTVGSVDLSGILLKIGLYGFVRLAIPLFPEEMLEYRELLGGLCIAGIIYGAVIAMAQENSKRVVAFSSLSHMSFCMLGILSFTEEGMAGGMLQMLNHGFTAGMLFFMLGMLHERIGNNDIAKAGGLSKLLPVFSVFFAIAIFSSLGVPGTNSFIGEFLIILGSIKANVVYGALAATGVVFAAGYLLLFAKRMIFGESTKSLIEYHDLNFKEWVILVPTVIMIFWIGIYPKPFLRVLEPSIRVALNSASIKTIQDRSLNSLKATDLNGKSVDVVRKYVSYKSLGEEPGRYEERLKGFQSKYALPGSIRKGKETSPEGDEEALK; encoded by the coding sequence TTGGATTTCCCGCCGTATATACTTAGTATCTTTTTATTTTTACCTCTGATCGGAGTTCCGTTTTTATTTTTGTCCAATCGGGTGAATTGGCTGAGGTTCATTTCAGGATCGTTCACACTTGTTCCGTTTTTAATCATCGTGGGTTTGTATTTTAAATACGATCCTTCCAACTCCTCTCTTCAATTTGTAGATCGTATCTGGGGAATCGTAGTGTCCGGAAATCTGAAAGTGGATTATCATATCGGACTGGACGGATTCAGTCTTCTCCTCTGCGGGATGTCTTCTTTGTTGTTTTTTCTTTCCACTCTCGCGACTTGGACGAGTATCACGACTAGAATCCGAGAATTTTACATTTATCTAATGATCGTGGAAATGAGCGTTCACGGAGTATTCTTGTCCGGGAACCTCGTATTGTTTTACATTTTTTGGGAAGCCATGGTTTCACCGATGGTTCTTATGGTGGGAATTTGGGGAGAGGACCAACGAGTCAAAGCGGCGATTAAGTATTTGATTTTTTCGTTTACCGGATCGGTATTGATGCTTGCAGGAATTCTAATACTCTATTTTAAAACCGGAACGATCGTGATCGAAGAACTATCAACGGGACTTCTTCCCGAGATTCCGAAAAACATCCGTTTATTTATATTTTTTGCATTCGTATTGGCGTTTGCAATTAAGGTGCCTTTGTTCCCGCTTCATACCTGGATGCCGGATGTTCACTCTCAAGCTCCCACGGTGGGTTCTGTGGACCTTTCCGGGATTTTATTGAAAATCGGACTTTATGGTTTCGTGCGATTGGCGATCCCTTTGTTTCCCGAAGAGATGTTGGAGTATAGGGAACTCCTCGGAGGACTTTGTATTGCGGGAATCATCTACGGTGCCGTGATTGCGATGGCTCAGGAAAACTCGAAACGAGTCGTTGCATTTTCTTCTCTTTCACACATGAGTTTTTGTATGCTTGGAATATTGAGTTTCACGGAAGAGGGAATGGCGGGCGGAATGCTTCAAATGCTTAACCACGGATTTACCGCGGGAATGCTTTTCTTTATGCTCGGAATGTTGCACGAAAGGATCGGAAATAACGACATCGCCAAAGCTGGAGGATTGTCCAAGTTGCTTCCGGTATTTTCGGTTTTTTTTGCGATTGCGATTTTTTCTTCCTTGGGAGTTCCCGGAACCAACAGTTTTATCGGGGAATTTCTGATCATCCTCGGAAGTATTAAGGCCAACGTTGTATATGGAGCGTTAGCCGCAACCGGGGTCGTATTTGCCGCGGGATATCTATTGTTGTTCGCAAAAAGAATGATTTTTGGAGAATCCACGAAAAGTCTCATTGAGTATCACGATTTGAATTTCAAAGAATGGGTCATTTTAGTACCAACCGTAATTATGATCTTCTGGATCGGAATTTATCCGAAGCCATTTTTAAGGGTTTTAGAACCTTCGATAAGAGTTGCGTTGAATTCCGCTTCGATAAAAACGATCCAAGATCGTTCCTTAAATTCACTTAAGGCAACGGACTTGAATGGAAAATCTGTCGATGTCGTAAGGAAATACGTGTCTTATAAGTCTTTAGGAGAGGAACCCGGTCGTTACGAAGAGCGTCTCAAAGGATTTCAAAGTAAATATGCCTTACCTGGATCGATCCGTAAAGGAAAGGAAACTTCTCCCGAGGGAGACGAGGAGGCTCTGAAATGA